The segment TTTGTCTATTTTGGTAGTCTTTAGGGATGACTATTCTACAATCAGGCAGTAGTTACTGTAGTAAAGATATACAATTATGAACAATAATCTGGGTGCGAATACATTAGAAGGCATTAGGGACCCCTATAAGAGGTAAAAATAGATTTGGGGGTCATTTcggtatttttttataataattgcaGTCTAAAGACTGCAGATAAAATGTggtaaatactgtaaattaaatatttacaataagtctattatgttttttttggttacttgcatgtctctttaaagagtaaatattttgtgaattttaagGTGCTACTTTTtttttatggagtgtccaacaacaagtttacttGAAATTTTCCTAATAATATGCAATTATTATTACCTTATTCCTTGACTGACTGACCAAACTGATTCGTTCGGCGATTCATCtactaatcccctcctttctgtcagcctatactttgatctgattggtcagatggtctagtctgctgtggtTGGTCATTACATACTGTGTCTCAAATGGAACGTATGCAGGAATTGCACCGAGTGACACAAATCGGACAAAGAgctgaaattaaaatgacagaCAACTTGTgcgcgtgattcagagtcgactttttatttattcactttcagCTTTACAACTTAACTTGGCAGTCTGcctacattcacacacagcaataTTTTACTCGgtctgaaatgtaattttaaggacattgtaaaaGTACTCTTGTAAACTGTAAGTTCTCGATATTGTTTACTGCTTGTTAAAGGTAGCATGAAGGTTAATGGGATCTTACCCGCTGGCAATTTTTTCCCATGTCCCACCTTGACCCCGGCGATACACATTCAGAGCTACATTTCCAGCGGGAGTGCCTTTCAGAGCATCCAGGATCTTCACCGTCAAAGGACAATGAGCATCTGAACCACCATGAAAACCCTAAGACACAGGTCAAAGCAGTTCACTATCAGTGATTTCAATAAGCTTGCCTTTAATGGGTGGAAGTAGCTGTATCAGCTCTGCTGGGAAGTGTTTGGGGTCAGTAACCGACTGGACTGTGTATAAGTTTGTTTTCCAGGTATAGATAAAGTTTACTGCAGCACTTTGTAGTATGGTACTGGGTAGATAACCTTACAACCTATGTGTTAGTTTGCCCAGTGACAGATCGTACCTCATCTCACCCAAGATGAGGTCAACTTAGGGGATAATTTATCTGTTttcatacacattttaaagttggaacaaaaagtgtttcttattggcttgttttcttgttttcgCAGCTTTTTACAAAGCTACCCAAATGTTAAGTGTTATGTGTCCGGTCACTACTTTCAGTTATACGGTAAGGTAGAAGAGAcacaacattatatttttaagtgcATAACCAGATGCtaaattgtgataaaaatgaCATTGGTGGGTAAATAAAAGAGTTACAAGCTGTCTGGTAACTTGGGAATGTGTAACATGGTTCTTATCAAAGTTTCAAGACATACTGTTTAGTGACGAAATAATTACTTCAACACTTTCttcattgaaaatattttgatgacATGTTCATTATTACATTAAGCGACCAGtcaaacacaacagaaacaaaatcaCGATTGTCATGATGTAAGCCTTTACCTGTTAATAGTTCAAAACGATTTtcttaaagggctagttcacccaaaaaagaaagttcTTTCATgaatcactctctctctcgttgttacaaacctatatacatttctttgttttgttgaacacagaacaatatattcggaagaatgctttggaagaaaacagttcttggaccccagtGACTACCATAGGACAaaataaatggtagtcaaaaatgccccataactgtttgtttttcctacaatgggagtcagtggggtccaagaactgtttggttataagcattcttgcaaatatctttctctttgttcatcagaacaaagaaattgcaacagatttagaacaacttgtgagaaaattatgacagaatgttttttgtgtggtGTACTTTGGGTGAACGCTTTAATTCATCCACCATGGGCTGATCTGACAAGGTAATTTGGGAAACCTTAAAAGGTAAATACAACCTTATCCCTCACATTAATAATGTACAGCATAAGGTATAGAAACCAATTCTTTACATACATTGCTATCAGATAACAGACATTTTTCGTAGCGATGATTATTGCAAGAATTGTACAATCCCTAACATGGGGCAGAGAGTTTTTATTTACCTTTTCACTTTTATATTATCAATGCATTTCAAACAAGTAGATAGACAGCAATGAATATTAAACTGAACTTACCACCGGAGCCGATCTACAGAAGGCTAACAGAGATGccagaaacacacaaatcacCACTTTAGCCATGTTAAAGCAAGACTGCAGGAGAAAACCCCCAAAATGCCCTTTATACAGCTGTTCACCCTCTACTGATGTGACTCGGGAAATCAGCAGAACCCTGTTTACACAGTAAATAAAGGGAGGAATAAGCAACCCCTTATAAAATTGGGTTGATCCAATggaaacaatacatttttatattacaacACTACTAACCCTTGGAATTTATACATATCATGAATGCTTACATGTCAAGTTGCACCACTCTGATGTGGGATCAAATACAAAGTTTTGCTTATTTGCTTTCTGGGGAAGCTAGTTCAGACTCATCTGTGATATATTTTCAGGGCAACACATTTAAGGGTTTGCTATTATTGACAGTTCAAAGTGTACAGTTCCCTCGTGAGAGGCAGGCACAACCTGTTGTTTCGCATATTTTCGCATTTTTGCCAAAGGCACTGAGACGTtatagttcacataaaaaacaattctgtcattatttactcctcctcttgtcatttcaagcctgtatgactttctttcagtGCAGAACACAGGAAGGGATATTTTTAGAGAGTACATTTttaggatttttaaggtcctacctTAGTTTACGGAGTGAACGACAACATGTTTAAGTAcagaatgtgtaaaaacaccattgattcatccgtctaatccctaCAATCGAGAAAGAAGCTTTGGTTTGCATCATGGTATTTTGAAGTTTATGTTGGTTCCAGAACTCTCCCACTTATAATTTTTACTGACCATAATCCTGTGGTTTTCTTGTATGTACAATTAGAGCCAACGTTTGATGCGCTGGTCTTTGTCAATGCAAAACTTCAACTTGGAAACGAAACATAAGAAAGGTATTGTAATGTTCTAGCTGATGACCTTTCCAGAGTTTAATCTGTTATCTTGTGctttgtgtatatttaaatatcctGAGTTTATTCTTAAGGGGGGTAGTGTTATGTCTGTagatatttttgtgtgttttctttgtgtctctctctctctcttgtttcgCTATATCTTTCTCTCAGGTCCATCCGTTACTCCCATTGGCCCATCCATTAGATggtgatcccagcagccaccaccagtgtgtccttgagcaagacacttaactccatgctgctccagggggattgtccctgtaataagtgcactgtaagtcgctttggataaaagcgtctgccaaatgactaaatgtaaattcagaTGTCAATCTCCGGTCTTTATAAATGACGTCACGTCTTGCTCCACCAATCATCCCACTTCTTTCTGGTATAAATTGGACGCTGGAGTGAACATGCAATAGTCTAGCTCACCTTTAGCCTCGTTGTTTGTGAGAATTTAGTCAGTAATTTAGTTAGCTATTATGCCAGTTTCTTAATCTGTTTCGCTAGtagttttttctttgttaacCAGGGAAAAGCGAACAG is part of the Triplophysa dalaica isolate WHDGS20190420 chromosome 13, ASM1584641v1, whole genome shotgun sequence genome and harbors:
- the ttr gene encoding transthyretin, with the translated sequence MVLLISRVTSVEGEQLYKGHFGGFLLQSCFNMAKVVICVFLASLLAFCRSAPVGFHGGSDAHCPLTVKILDALKGTPAGNVALNVYRRGQGGTWEKIASGKGDASGEVHDLITEQEFTTGVYRVEFDTKTYWKAEGLTPFHEIADVVFEAHTEGHRHYTLALLLSPFSYTTTAVVVKAHE